In Bacillus sp. NP247, one DNA window encodes the following:
- a CDS encoding YoqO family protein, producing MHKKIGFWGFIISCSLLIILSQFTNNEWVSIIPVFGFVFVLLYNWDDMKQYSKKSIGIMIGITVVCSFFIGFILIEGQKQMEKMSIFQEWMSSAKGLYIVLVVVIFLRIVISIASYILKAK from the coding sequence ATGCACAAAAAAATTGGATTTTGGGGATTCATCATATCTTGCAGTCTATTAATCATTTTAAGTCAGTTTACAAACAATGAATGGGTAAGTATCATACCTGTTTTCGGGTTTGTTTTTGTACTGTTATATAACTGGGATGATATGAAACAATATAGCAAGAAAAGCATTGGAATTATGATAGGTATCACTGTTGTTTGCTCATTTTTCATAGGGTTTATTTTAATAGAAGGGCAGAAACAGATGGAGAAAATGTCTATTTTTCAAGAATGGATGTCTTCTGCAAAAGGTCTTTATATTGTACTTGTAGTTGTTATTTTTCTAAGAATTGTTATAAGCATAGCAAGTTACATATTAAAGGCGAAGTAG
- a CDS encoding Xaa-Pro peptidase family protein produces the protein MTLKINKIQNQLQNYAIDGLLITKKENLQYATGFTGSAGVVLLSADQAVFITDFRYVDQAKAQIKDAEIIMHKGNLEEEVANQVSRLHIQKLGIEENNMTLQQYKNLQKYVHAEMVQVCEIIENIRIIKDTPEIETMKIAATIADEAFHHILTFLKPGISETDVRDELEFFMRKKGATSSSFQIIVASGVRSSLPHGVASNKIIERGDIVTLDFGALYDGYCSDITRTVAIGEPSEEFKKIYNVVLEALKRGTEAIKPGETAKSIDDITRDYITEHGYGQYFGHSTGHGLGLEIHEPLRLSQESKATLEEGMVVTVEPGIYIPNWGGCRIEDDIVITKDGYEVITKSNRELIVIPC, from the coding sequence ATGACTTTAAAAATTAATAAAATCCAAAATCAACTACAAAACTATGCAATTGATGGATTACTTATTACAAAAAAAGAAAATCTCCAATATGCAACAGGCTTTACAGGTAGTGCTGGTGTCGTCTTACTCTCTGCGGATCAAGCTGTTTTTATAACTGATTTTCGCTATGTAGATCAAGCGAAAGCACAAATAAAAGACGCGGAAATCATTATGCATAAAGGGAATTTGGAAGAAGAAGTTGCCAATCAAGTATCGAGATTACACATTCAAAAACTTGGAATTGAAGAAAATAACATGACATTGCAACAATATAAAAACTTACAAAAATACGTACATGCGGAAATGGTGCAAGTGTGCGAAATCATCGAAAATATTCGTATTATTAAAGACACGCCCGAAATAGAAACAATGAAAATCGCAGCTACTATTGCTGACGAAGCATTTCACCACATCCTTACGTTTCTAAAACCAGGAATAAGTGAAACTGATGTCCGAGATGAATTAGAATTTTTCATGCGAAAAAAAGGAGCTACATCCTCATCATTTCAAATTATTGTAGCTTCTGGTGTTCGTTCTTCTCTTCCCCATGGCGTTGCATCAAATAAAATAATCGAACGAGGTGATATCGTTACATTAGACTTCGGTGCACTTTACGACGGATATTGTTCCGATATAACACGCACTGTAGCAATCGGGGAACCATCAGAAGAATTCAAAAAGATATACAATGTTGTACTTGAAGCATTAAAACGCGGAACTGAAGCAATTAAACCTGGAGAAACTGCGAAAAGTATCGATGATATAACGAGAGATTACATTACAGAGCATGGATACGGTCAATACTTTGGCCACTCTACCGGGCACGGTCTTGGGTTAGAAATACATGAACCGCTTCGCCTATCCCAAGAAAGTAAGGCTACTTTAGAAGAAGGTATGGTTGTTACGGTTGAGCCGGGTATTTATATACCGAACTGGGGCGGTTGTAGAATTGAAGATGATATCGTCATTACAAAAGACGGATATGAAGTTATTACAAAATCAAATAGAGAACTAATTGTTATTCCTTGTTAA
- the remA gene encoding extracellular matrix/biofilm regulator RemA produces the protein MAMRFLNIGYGNIVSAHRIIAIVSPESAPIKRTVQEAREHNALLDATYGRKTRAVIVMDDGHVVLSPIQPETIAHRLNNKEDLSEEG, from the coding sequence ATGGCCATGCGGTTTTTAAATATTGGATACGGAAATATTGTATCTGCTCATCGAATTATTGCTATTGTAAGTCCGGAGTCAGCTCCTATTAAACGAACAGTACAGGAAGCGCGTGAACATAATGCTTTGCTTGATGCTACGTATGGGAGAAAAACAAGGGCGGTTATTGTTATGGATGATGGGCATGTAGTATTAAGTCCAATTCAGCCAGAGACGATTGCACATCGTTTGAATAATAAAGAAGATTTAAGTGAGGAAGGGTAG
- a CDS encoding calcium-translocating P-type ATPase, SERCA-type — protein MNWYEMRAHEVEERTNTNVEVGLTEQEAEGRLKKFGTNELQEAKRPSALMVFLAQFKDFMVLVLFGATIISAFLGEYIDSIAIVAIVIINGVLGFFQERKAEKSLEALKELAAPQVTVLRNGKWIKAPSKALVLGDIIKFSSGDRIGADVRLVESSSLYIEESALTGESLPVQKKVEALQGQDVSIGDQKNMAFMGTMITRGAGTGVVVATGMNTAMGQIANMLQNAEQMETPLQRRLEQLGKILIIVALILTALVVLAGVYQGNEVYHMFLAGVSLAVAAIPEGLPAIVTVALSLGVQRMIKKRAIVRKLPAVETLGCASVICSDKTGTMTQNKMMVTHMWSGGELWKVTGQGYEPAGSFMKGEEVIDPTKTKSLYQLLTFGCLCNNANVIQKKKTYVLDGDPTEGALVAAAMKAGISREALKGKFEVIREFPFDSTRKMMSVIVRDREGKKFVITKGAPDVLLQMSQTILWGNKQQPLSEMYRKEVQAAIHSLGSQALRTIAVAFKPLKATDSIEHEREVEQDFMLVGIQGMIDPPRLEVAQAVKECKEAGIRTVMITGDHKVTAMAIAEQLGVLPAGGRVVEGVELANMDVEALEDIVEDTYVFARVSPEHKLKIVKALQNKGHIVAMTGDGVNDAPAIKTADIGIAMGITGTDVAKEASSLVLLDDNFATIKSAIKEGRNIYENIRKFIRYLLASNVGEILVMLFAMLLALPLPMVPIQILWVNLVTDGLPAMALGLDKAEGDVMKRTPRHPKEGVFARGLAWKIISRGFLIGAVTLVAFIIAFNQHPNELKYAQTVAFATLVLAQLIHVFDCRSEHSIFHRNPFGNIYLVGSVIISLLLMLVVIYYPPLQPIFSTMPIQARDWLLIGGLSSIPTFLLVGSLLTRKKEKKKKPLLYKKGLNLK, from the coding sequence ATGAACTGGTATGAAATGCGAGCACATGAAGTGGAGGAAAGAACGAATACGAATGTGGAGGTAGGTCTTACAGAGCAAGAAGCAGAGGGCCGATTAAAGAAATTTGGTACAAATGAATTGCAAGAAGCAAAGCGGCCTTCTGCGCTTATGGTGTTTTTAGCGCAATTTAAAGATTTTATGGTACTTGTTTTATTTGGTGCTACAATTATTTCAGCTTTTTTAGGAGAGTATATTGATTCGATTGCAATTGTTGCAATTGTTATTATCAATGGTGTCCTCGGTTTCTTTCAAGAGAGGAAAGCTGAAAAATCGCTGGAAGCTTTAAAAGAATTGGCAGCCCCTCAAGTTACTGTACTAAGAAATGGGAAGTGGATAAAAGCGCCGTCAAAAGCGCTTGTACTAGGTGATATTATTAAGTTTTCTAGTGGTGACCGTATTGGCGCGGATGTTCGCCTTGTGGAATCTTCAAGTTTATATATTGAAGAATCGGCTCTTACAGGAGAATCATTACCTGTACAAAAGAAGGTAGAGGCGTTACAAGGCCAAGACGTTTCAATTGGTGATCAAAAAAACATGGCATTTATGGGGACGATGATAACGAGAGGTGCTGGAACAGGGGTAGTCGTAGCGACTGGAATGAATACAGCTATGGGGCAAATTGCAAATATGTTGCAAAATGCTGAGCAAATGGAAACGCCATTACAAAGAAGATTAGAACAGCTTGGAAAAATTTTAATTATTGTTGCTCTTATTTTGACGGCTCTTGTTGTACTAGCTGGTGTATATCAAGGGAATGAAGTGTATCACATGTTTTTGGCTGGGGTTTCGCTTGCTGTTGCGGCTATTCCAGAAGGATTGCCAGCTATCGTTACGGTTGCGCTATCACTTGGCGTACAGCGTATGATTAAAAAAAGGGCAATTGTGCGAAAGTTGCCAGCTGTAGAAACGTTAGGTTGTGCTTCTGTTATTTGCTCAGATAAAACAGGAACAATGACACAAAATAAAATGATGGTAACACATATGTGGTCAGGAGGAGAATTGTGGAAAGTAACAGGTCAAGGCTATGAGCCGGCAGGTTCGTTTATGAAAGGTGAAGAAGTAATTGACCCTACTAAGACGAAATCATTGTATCAACTACTTACATTTGGCTGTTTATGTAATAATGCGAATGTTATTCAAAAGAAAAAGACGTATGTGTTAGATGGGGATCCGACAGAGGGAGCTCTCGTTGCTGCTGCAATGAAGGCGGGAATATCACGTGAAGCTCTTAAAGGAAAGTTTGAAGTCATTCGTGAATTTCCTTTTGATTCAACTAGAAAAATGATGAGTGTTATTGTTCGTGATCGTGAAGGCAAAAAATTTGTTATTACAAAAGGAGCACCAGATGTTCTTTTGCAAATGAGTCAAACAATTTTGTGGGGAAATAAGCAGCAACCTTTAAGTGAAATGTATCGAAAAGAAGTGCAGGCAGCGATTCATAGTTTAGGAAGTCAAGCTTTACGAACGATTGCGGTGGCATTTAAACCGTTAAAAGCTACAGATTCAATTGAACATGAAAGAGAAGTAGAGCAGGATTTTATGCTTGTTGGAATACAAGGAATGATAGATCCGCCAAGACTAGAAGTGGCGCAAGCAGTGAAAGAGTGTAAGGAAGCTGGTATTAGAACGGTAATGATTACGGGAGATCATAAAGTGACAGCAATGGCAATTGCGGAACAGCTAGGGGTTTTACCCGCGGGTGGACGCGTTGTTGAAGGTGTAGAACTTGCGAATATGGATGTAGAGGCATTAGAAGATATTGTAGAGGATACGTATGTATTCGCTCGTGTGTCTCCTGAGCATAAATTGAAAATCGTTAAGGCGCTGCAAAATAAGGGGCATATAGTAGCTATGACAGGTGATGGGGTGAACGATGCTCCGGCTATTAAAACAGCGGATATAGGGATTGCGATGGGAATTACAGGGACAGATGTTGCAAAAGAAGCTTCTTCACTTGTGTTGTTAGATGATAACTTTGCTACGATTAAATCGGCGATTAAAGAAGGTAGAAACATATATGAAAATATTCGGAAGTTTATTCGTTATTTGTTAGCATCAAACGTTGGTGAAATTTTAGTTATGTTATTTGCGATGTTACTTGCACTGCCATTGCCGATGGTTCCAATTCAAATTTTATGGGTGAACTTAGTTACTGACGGTTTACCAGCGATGGCATTAGGTTTGGATAAGGCTGAAGGAGACGTGATGAAGAGAACACCACGCCATCCGAAAGAAGGGGTGTTCGCTAGAGGGCTTGCGTGGAAAATTATAAGTCGTGGTTTTCTAATCGGAGCAGTGACATTAGTAGCGTTTATTATTGCATTTAACCAGCATCCGAATGAATTGAAGTATGCACAAACGGTAGCTTTCGCAACATTAGTACTGGCTCAGCTTATTCATGTATTTGATTGTCGTAGTGAACATTCTATATTTCACCGCAACCCGTTTGGAAATATATATTTAGTAGGGTCGGTTATTATTTCTTTACTGTTAATGCTTGTAGTTATATATTATCCACCATTACAGCCGATTTTTAGCACAATGCCGATACAAGCACGAGATTGGTTGCTAATTGGGGGATTATCATCTATTCCGACCTTCTTATTAGTAGGATCTTTATTAACAAGAAAAAAGGAAAAAAAGAAAAAGCCACTGTTATATAAGAAGGGATTAAACTTGAAATAG
- a CDS encoding YicC/YloC family endoribonuclease has product MICSMTGFGRSKIENDTFQITVEMKSVNHRFLEMSIRLPKQMMVFEDKIRKIIAKQVRRGRIEVSISIAGEGLVERKLTVNWELLKQYQSIMEDIKGKFQLQDSITLGQLMGMPEVTAVEEIENVNEQFETGLYEAVRQAAHMLKTMRDGEGERLHKDIAYRLQEIHNCVNAIIPHAPIVTQKYRERLENRLKELHNQDLDEQRLLTEVAIFAERSDIHEELVRLQSHLDQFREALQITEPVGRKMDFIVQEMHREVNTIGSKANDLTISKYVVEMKNNLEKIREQVQNIE; this is encoded by the coding sequence ATGATTTGTAGTATGACAGGATTTGGAAGATCAAAGATAGAAAACGATACTTTTCAAATAACAGTAGAAATGAAGTCGGTGAACCATCGTTTTTTAGAAATGAGTATTCGGCTTCCGAAGCAAATGATGGTATTTGAAGACAAGATTCGTAAAATAATTGCAAAGCAAGTTCGCCGTGGACGTATTGAAGTGTCTATTAGTATAGCAGGTGAAGGGCTTGTTGAAAGAAAATTAACTGTGAATTGGGAACTTCTCAAGCAGTACCAATCCATTATGGAAGATATAAAAGGGAAATTTCAATTACAAGATTCTATTACACTTGGGCAGCTAATGGGAATGCCAGAAGTAACGGCAGTTGAAGAAATAGAAAATGTAAATGAACAATTTGAAACCGGTTTATATGAGGCTGTTCGCCAAGCTGCTCATATGTTGAAAACGATGAGAGATGGCGAAGGAGAACGATTACATAAAGATATAGCATATCGCTTGCAAGAGATTCATAATTGTGTAAATGCAATTATTCCACATGCACCAATTGTTACACAAAAATATCGTGAACGATTAGAAAATCGTTTAAAAGAATTACATAACCAAGATTTAGATGAACAACGATTGTTGACAGAAGTAGCAATATTTGCAGAGCGTTCAGATATTCACGAAGAATTAGTTCGATTACAAAGTCATTTAGATCAATTTCGTGAAGCACTGCAAATTACAGAGCCTGTTGGAAGGAAAATGGATTTCATCGTGCAAGAGATGCATAGGGAAGTTAATACGATAGGTTCTAAGGCAAATGACTTAACAATTTCAAAATATGTCGTAGAAATGAAAAATAACCTTGAAAAAATTCGTGAACAAGTACAAAATATTGAGTAG
- a CDS encoding YbeF family protein: MNELIFVLLICPLLIFIVSVIGTRRTKMYYVMPIVTFASFLILGVIAFTPKFFFWVGMYSIFSFIVSYMTLLFVRGYEVAENAK, from the coding sequence ATGAATGAATTGATTTTCGTCTTATTAATTTGTCCATTACTTATCTTTATTGTTTCTGTTATTGGAACACGTAGAACGAAAATGTATTACGTAATGCCGATTGTAACGTTTGCTAGTTTTTTAATACTAGGTGTTATCGCCTTTACTCCAAAGTTTTTCTTTTGGGTTGGCATGTATAGCATCTTCTCGTTTATTGTTTCTTATATGACTCTATTGTTTGTGAGAGGATATGAGGTTGCGGAAAATGCTAAGTAA
- a CDS encoding HAD family hydrolase, whose product MVFFDIDGTLLDYDTAERNGISHFFQEYNGIFLGNELEATKLWHELSEQYFNKFLSKELSFQDQQGLRISHLFKVYGVDLSPQESQHRFNQYIELYKKNWIAFEDVLYTLQSLQQGGYSLGIISNGDYEQQIEKLTALNILQYFKYIFTSSEIGISKPDPEIFHSAVLQSNLEMKDCYYIGDRLETDAISSTTAGMQGIWLNRNNSQLKCAVPTICSLHEILTMI is encoded by the coding sequence ATGGTTTTCTTTGATATCGATGGAACTTTACTTGACTATGATACCGCTGAGAGAAATGGCATCTCACATTTCTTCCAAGAGTATAATGGTATTTTTTTAGGAAATGAATTAGAGGCTACGAAACTATGGCACGAATTATCCGAACAATATTTCAATAAATTTTTATCCAAAGAATTATCTTTTCAAGACCAACAAGGGTTGCGAATATCTCATTTATTTAAAGTATATGGAGTTGATTTATCACCCCAGGAATCTCAGCATAGATTCAATCAATATATAGAACTATATAAGAAAAACTGGATCGCGTTTGAAGATGTACTCTATACATTACAAAGCTTGCAGCAAGGAGGATACTCATTAGGTATCATCAGTAATGGGGACTATGAACAACAAATCGAAAAATTAACAGCTCTAAACATTCTACAATATTTCAAATATATTTTTACTTCTAGTGAAATTGGTATATCAAAACCAGATCCGGAAATTTTTCACAGCGCCGTATTACAATCGAATCTTGAAATGAAAGATTGCTATTATATTGGCGATCGATTAGAAACAGATGCCATTAGTAGTACAACAGCCGGCATGCAAGGGATATGGTTAAATCGGAATAATTCGCAGCTAAAATGCGCTGTTCCTACTATATGTTCTTTACATGAAATTTTAACAATGATATAA
- the pyrE gene encoding orotate phosphoribosyltransferase codes for MKKEIASHLLEIGAVFLQPNDPFTWSSGMKSPIYCDNRLTLSYPKVRQAIAAGLEELIKEHFPTVEVIAGTATAGIAHAAWVSDRMDLPMCYVRSKAKGHGKGNQIEGKAEKGQKVVVVEDLISTGGSAITCVEALREAGCEVLGIVSIFTYELESGKEKLEAANVASYSLSDYSALTEVAAEKGMIGQAETKKLQEWRKNPADEAWVTA; via the coding sequence ATGAAAAAAGAAATCGCATCGCATTTATTAGAAATTGGAGCAGTATTTTTACAACCGAATGATCCATTCACATGGTCTTCTGGTATGAAATCACCAATTTATTGTGATAACCGTTTAACTTTATCTTATCCAAAAGTACGTCAAGCGATTGCAGCTGGATTAGAAGAGTTAATTAAAGAGCACTTCCCAACTGTAGAAGTTATTGCAGGAACAGCAACTGCTGGTATTGCGCACGCTGCATGGGTAAGCGATCGTATGGATTTACCAATGTGCTACGTACGTAGTAAAGCAAAAGGCCACGGTAAAGGGAACCAAATCGAAGGAAAAGCTGAAAAAGGTCAAAAAGTAGTAGTAGTAGAAGACTTAATTTCAACTGGAGGTAGTGCAATTACATGTGTAGAAGCACTTCGCGAAGCTGGTTGTGAAGTATTAGGAATCGTATCAATCTTCACATACGAGCTTGAGTCAGGAAAAGAGAAACTAGAAGCAGCTAACGTAGCATCATATTCTTTAAGTGATTACAGTGCATTAACTGAAGTTGCAGCAGAAAAAGGTATGATTGGACAAGCTGAAACGAAAAAATTACAAGAGTGGCGTAAAAATCCAGCGGACGAGGCTTGGGTTACAGCGTAA
- a CDS encoding MFS transporter, which produces MGVELTLLHALYILCLLTIITFFILRKDTTIICIVFIFLLALTATSSIPLAISGIFQSFIFAITELLPTILIISIIVSMSNLLVHTGINDTMISPFTKMIRTPTLAYWIIGDYLPKGSHGIINDLGIALSQTVPLNQYVSAGTLTIVGVITGLDGSGFSGMSLAGSIANLFGTALGHGTATLTALGQIAALWTGGGTLIPWALIPAAAICKVDPFELARRNFLPVVIGLIVTTIVAMFIL; this is translated from the coding sequence ATGGGAGTTGAATTAACGCTGTTGCACGCTCTCTATATTCTTTGTTTACTCACTATTATTACCTTTTTTATTCTCCGGAAAGATACGACGATTATTTGTATCGTTTTTATCTTTTTATTAGCATTAACCGCTACAAGTTCTATCCCTCTTGCTATTAGCGGTATTTTTCAAAGTTTCATTTTCGCCATTACTGAGCTATTACCAACAATATTGATCATCTCCATTATCGTATCAATGAGTAATCTACTCGTTCATACTGGCATAAATGATACGATGATTTCACCATTTACAAAAATGATTCGTACCCCTACCCTCGCCTACTGGATTATCGGAGACTATTTACCGAAAGGTTCACACGGAATTATTAACGACTTAGGAATCGCCTTATCTCAAACGGTTCCTTTAAATCAATATGTATCCGCAGGAACATTAACTATCGTTGGTGTTATAACAGGGTTAGATGGATCAGGTTTTTCAGGTATGTCACTTGCTGGTTCGATTGCAAATCTTTTCGGCACAGCACTTGGTCATGGAACAGCTACATTAACAGCACTCGGACAAATTGCAGCTCTATGGACCGGGGGAGGAACATTAATTCCTTGGGCACTTATTCCTGCCGCCGCTATATGTAAAGTAGATCCATTTGAACTCGCACGTCGAAACTTTTTACCAGTTGTTATCGGCTTAATCGTCACCACTATCGTTGCGATGTTTATCCTATAA
- a CDS encoding NFACT family protein, protein MAFDGLFTRAITHEIANSLQTGRISKIYQPSKYEVLLHIRANGKNQKLILSSHPTYARMHLTNQNYDSPAQPPMFCMLLRKHLEGGFIEKIEQIDLERIIQITVRSRNEIGDESVKTLVIEIMGRHSNIILVDTKTNVILDSLKHVSLAVNRHRTVYAGAEYVAPPAQHKVNPLLIETEDDFIKPLDFLSGNMDKQLVGAFMGISPLFAKEVVKKAGMANEKALSEAFFNLQKPLLTHQYVPAMITANGKEFFYLFPLSHLQGNEKTFSSVSELLDRFFFGKAERDRVKQQAHDLERFMQNEKTKNEKKLIKLEKTLQDAGKADKYQLFGELLTANMYALKKGDKEIEVVNYYDENGGTVKITLNPLKTPSENAQRYFQKYQKAKNSVAIVEEQIVKTNEEILYFDSLLQQMEAASSKDIEEIREELAEEGYVRNRKTKNAKKKPTKTVLDKYLASDGTEIFVGKNNKQNDYLTTKFSRRDEIWLHTKDIPGSHVVIRSLEPTEETLHEAAKIAAYYSKAKDSSSVPVDFTKVRHVKKPSGAKLGFVTYDNQQTLYVTPDADTVMKLKA, encoded by the coding sequence ATGGCATTCGATGGATTATTTACAAGAGCAATTACACATGAAATTGCAAATTCTCTTCAAACAGGAAGAATTTCAAAAATATATCAACCCTCAAAATATGAAGTTTTATTACATATTCGAGCAAACGGAAAAAATCAAAAGCTGATTCTTTCATCTCACCCTACATACGCGCGTATGCACTTAACAAATCAAAACTACGATTCACCAGCGCAACCGCCGATGTTTTGTATGCTTCTTCGCAAACATTTAGAAGGTGGATTTATTGAAAAAATTGAACAGATTGACTTAGAACGTATTATTCAAATTACAGTCCGCAGTCGCAATGAAATCGGTGACGAATCAGTAAAAACATTAGTGATTGAAATAATGGGACGACACAGTAATATTATCTTAGTAGATACGAAAACAAATGTTATTTTAGATAGCTTAAAACACGTTTCTTTAGCGGTAAACCGACATCGTACTGTATATGCTGGAGCTGAATATGTTGCCCCACCAGCACAACATAAAGTTAATCCGCTTCTTATTGAAACAGAAGATGATTTTATTAAACCGCTAGACTTTTTATCTGGCAACATGGACAAACAACTTGTCGGAGCATTCATGGGAATTTCCCCATTATTTGCAAAAGAAGTTGTAAAAAAAGCAGGTATGGCAAATGAAAAAGCGTTATCTGAAGCTTTCTTCAACTTGCAAAAACCTTTGCTAACACATCAGTACGTGCCAGCAATGATAACAGCAAATGGAAAAGAGTTCTTTTATCTATTCCCTCTTTCTCACTTACAAGGAAACGAAAAAACATTTTCATCTGTTAGTGAATTATTAGATCGTTTCTTCTTTGGGAAAGCAGAGCGCGATCGTGTAAAACAACAAGCTCACGATTTAGAACGCTTTATGCAAAATGAAAAAACAAAAAACGAAAAGAAGCTAATTAAACTAGAAAAAACATTACAAGATGCCGGAAAAGCAGATAAATATCAACTATTTGGAGAGCTACTTACAGCCAATATGTACGCTTTGAAAAAAGGTGATAAAGAGATTGAAGTCGTTAACTATTACGACGAAAATGGTGGGACTGTAAAAATCACATTAAATCCTTTAAAAACACCATCTGAGAATGCACAACGCTATTTCCAAAAGTATCAAAAAGCGAAAAATTCAGTTGCTATTGTAGAAGAACAAATCGTAAAAACAAATGAAGAAATTCTTTATTTCGATAGCTTACTTCAACAAATGGAGGCTGCTTCTTCAAAAGATATTGAAGAAATTCGTGAGGAATTGGCCGAAGAAGGTTATGTACGCAATCGTAAGACGAAAAACGCAAAGAAAAAACCGACAAAAACAGTGTTAGACAAATATTTAGCTAGTGATGGTACAGAAATTTTCGTCGGTAAAAATAATAAGCAAAATGATTATTTAACAACGAAATTCTCCCGTCGTGATGAAATTTGGTTACATACGAAAGACATACCTGGGTCCCACGTTGTCATTCGTTCTCTTGAACCTACGGAAGAGACTTTACACGAGGCCGCTAAAATCGCTGCTTATTACAGTAAAGCAAAAGATTCTAGCTCTGTTCCTGTAGATTTCACAAAGGTACGCCATGTCAAAAAACCGAGCGGTGCAAAACTTGGATTTGTTACATATGACAATCAACAAACATTATATGTAACACCAGATGCTGATACAGTAATGAAATTAAAAGCGTAA
- a CDS encoding YoqO family protein, which translates to MREKIGYYGVLVCLLLSVISGQFLKSEWVPVILCIGVLIFAPMYRWDEWKAYSRKKKIVFSIEFVIIISTIPFLLLKGNEIIDGIVMFQGWLFIAKMLYLICILISVAVVAKKVNEKLFVNE; encoded by the coding sequence ATGAGAGAGAAAATAGGGTATTATGGTGTGCTCGTTTGTTTACTATTATCAGTTATTTCAGGGCAATTTCTTAAAAGTGAATGGGTACCAGTTATATTATGTATAGGAGTATTGATTTTTGCTCCTATGTATCGCTGGGATGAATGGAAAGCATATAGTCGAAAAAAGAAAATTGTTTTCAGTATCGAGTTTGTTATTATAATTAGCACGATTCCGTTTTTGTTATTGAAAGGAAATGAGATAATAGATGGAATTGTAATGTTTCAAGGGTGGTTATTTATTGCGAAAATGCTATATTTAATATGCATTTTAATTTCGGTAGCGGTAGTCGCTAAAAAAGTAAACGAAAAGTTATTCGTTAATGAATAA
- the gmk gene encoding guanylate kinase has protein sequence MRSRRGLLIVLSGPSGVGKGTVRKELFSHEDTRFQYSISVTTRKPREGEVDGVDYFFKEREEFEDMIRNEKLLEWAEFVGNYYGTPIDYVEKTLQEGKDVFLEIEVQGAIQVKKAFPEGVFIFLAPPSLSELKNRIVGRGTETEDVIENRLTVAKEEIEMMDAYDYVVENDQVELACDRIKAIVVGEHCRRERVAKYYKEMTEGL, from the coding sequence ATGAGAAGTAGAAGAGGATTGCTCATCGTTCTTTCGGGACCTTCTGGTGTCGGGAAAGGAACGGTTCGAAAAGAGCTGTTTAGCCATGAAGACACACGTTTTCAGTACTCTATTTCAGTAACGACACGTAAACCGCGTGAAGGTGAAGTAGATGGTGTGGATTATTTCTTTAAAGAGAGAGAAGAATTTGAAGACATGATTCGTAATGAAAAGTTACTTGAATGGGCTGAGTTCGTTGGTAATTATTACGGAACACCGATTGATTATGTTGAAAAAACGTTACAAGAAGGAAAAGATGTGTTCTTAGAAATTGAAGTGCAAGGAGCAATTCAAGTTAAGAAAGCCTTCCCAGAAGGTGTATTTATTTTCTTAGCACCTCCAAGTTTATCTGAACTAAAGAACCGAATTGTCGGCCGTGGTACAGAAACTGAAGATGTTATTGAAAATCGTTTAACTGTAGCGAAAGAAGAAATCGAAATGATGGACGCTTATGACTATGTTGTAGAAAACGATCAAGTTGAATTAGCTTGCGACCGAATTAAAGCAATTGTGGTTGGTGAACATTGCCGCCGCGAAAGAGTGGCAAAATACTATAAAGAAATGACGGAGGGTCTATAA